From Clarias gariepinus isolate MV-2021 ecotype Netherlands chromosome 2, CGAR_prim_01v2, whole genome shotgun sequence, one genomic window encodes:
- the LOC128509718 gene encoding organic cation/carnitine transporter 2-like, which produces MASVDYDEVTAFLGEWGPFQLSIFFLLSLSIVPNGFSGMVMVFLADTPEFHCRSTHLNASAGNASGAETEMGARDSTTDGCTVPRLNVSGGGEPCESGWEYSTERYRDTIVTEWNLVCGDAWKVPFTLSIFFVGVLSGSFISGELSDRFGRKTVLFATMGTQLVCSLIQVVSVNWEMFLVFFCLTGFGQNSNYMAAFVLGSELLGKNLRLVYSVMGVCVFYAIGYALVPLFAYFLRSWRILLLSLSLPLLLYIPLWWFIPESPRWLLSKGRVQEAEDILRAAARKNGITAPEVIFKDSQLIKSESGSPGASYTYMDLIRTQKIRSLTMLNSVVWFTTTISYFGLCLSTPNMNGDPYLNCLFSALTEVAAYVLTWLLIKVVPRRALITGPLLGGGIVLLLIPAVPPDYGTMTVVLAMVGKLGVTAAFSVLYISTAEQFPTVVRGMGMGVCSMFSKIGSTISPFFPYFSFYSQVLPYILMGVLTLIAGLLSILMPETKGIPLPEALSQVQSLNWCCGWCRNRRHGDKTQEILATKM; this is translated from the exons atggcGTCTGTGGACTATGATGAAGTCACGGCGTTCCTCGGGGAATGGGGCCCGTTTCAGCTCAGCATCTTCTTCCTGCTCAGCCTCAGCATTGTGCCGAACGGATTCTCCGGCATGGTCATGGTCTTCCTCGCCGACACGCCTGAGTTCCACTGCAGGTCGACGCACCTGAACGCGAGCGCCGGGAACGCGAGCGGGGCGGAGACGGAGATGGGTGCGCGCGACTCCACCACCGACGGCTGCACCGTGCCGCGCCTGAACGTCAGCGGCGGCGGGGAGCCGTGTGAGAGCGGCTGGGAGTACAGCACCGAGCGGTACCGCGACACCATAGTCACCGAG TGGAACCTGGTTTGTGGAGACGCCTGGAAGGTTCCCTTCACTCTGTCCATCTTCTTCGTGGGAGTCCTGAGCGGCTCGTTCATATCCGGGGAATTGTCTGACAg GTTTGGACGTAAGACGGTCCTGTTCGCCACCATGGGCACTCAGCTGGTGTGCAGTCTGATCCAGGTGGTCTCAGTCAACTGGGAGATGTTCCTTGTTTTCTTCTGTCTAACTGGCTTCGGGCAGAACTCCAACTACATGGCGGCCTTTGTGTTAG GGTCAGAGCTGCTGGGGAAGAACTTGCGTCTGGTGTACTCTGtgatgggagtgtgtgtgttttacgcAATTGGTTATGCTCTCGTTCCTTTATTTGCCTATTTTTTGAGGAGTTGGAGGATCCTGCTCTTGTCCCTCTCACTGCCTTTGCTGCTCTACATCCCCCTCTGGTG GTTTATTCCAGAGTCTCCACGCTGGCTGCTGTCTAAAGGCCGTGTCCAGGAGGCAGAGGACATCCTCAGAGCAGCGGCCAGGAAAAATGGCATCACCGCACCCGAGGTTATATTCAAGGATTCACAACTGATTAAATCTGAG tcagGAAGTCCTGGCGCCTCTTACACGTACATGGATCTGATCAGGACTCAGAAGATAAGGAGTTTAACGATGCTGAACAGTGTTGTCTG GttcaccaccaccatcagctACTTTGGCCTGTGTCTGAGCACCCCTAACATGAACGGAGACCCGTACCTGAACTGTCTGTTCTCGGCTCTGACCGAGGTGGCTGCGTACGTGCTGACGTGGCTCCTGATCAAGGTGGTGCCGAGGCGGGCGCTCATTACTGGTCCACTGCTGGGCGGCGGCATCGTCCTGCTGCTTATCCCGGCCGTCCCTCCAG ATTACGGCACCATGACGGTGGTCCTGGCCATGGTGGGGAAGCTCGGGGTCACGGCAGCTTTCTCCGTCCTCTACATCTCGACGGCTGAGCAGTTCCCCACGGTTGTGCGTGGGATGGGGATGGGAGTCTGCAGCATGTTCTCCAAGATTGGCAGCACCATCTCTCCGTTTTTCCCTTACTTCA gtttctACAGTCAGGTTCTACCCTACATTCTGATGGGAGTGCTGACTCTGATCGCCGGGCTGCTAAGTATTCTCATGCCAGAGACGAAAGGCATTCCCCTCCCTGAGGCTCTCTCACAAGTACAGAGTCTAAACTG